A DNA window from Methylobacterium sp. NMS14P contains the following coding sequences:
- the proC gene encoding pyrroline-5-carboxylate reductase — translation MTGPGASAARMPASLVLAGAGKMGGAMLAGWLDAGLDPRRTTIIDPVPARPIVDLCTDRGIALNPPDPEPGAVLVLGIKPQGLDTAAPGLDRLIGRDTLLVSILAGKTVADLRGRLPRARAIVRAMPNLPASIGRGATGACASSEVTPAQRAAAEALFAANGAVAWLADEAQVDAVTAVSGSGPAYVFLLAETLAEAGIAAGLEPDVARSLARATVAGAGALLDASPAEAAELRRNVTSPGGTTAAALDVLMRPDGLGALMREAVAAARRRAGELSG, via the coding sequence GTGACCGGCCCGGGCGCCTCGGCGGCGCGGATGCCGGCCTCCCTGGTCCTGGCCGGGGCCGGCAAGATGGGCGGCGCGATGCTGGCGGGCTGGCTGGACGCGGGCCTCGACCCACGCCGCACCACCATCATCGACCCGGTGCCCGCGCGCCCGATCGTGGATCTCTGCACCGACCGCGGCATCGCCCTGAACCCGCCCGATCCCGAGCCCGGCGCCGTCCTGGTCCTGGGGATCAAGCCGCAGGGCCTGGACACGGCGGCCCCCGGGCTCGACCGGCTCATCGGCCGCGACACGCTCCTCGTCTCGATCTTGGCCGGCAAGACCGTCGCGGATCTCCGCGGCCGCCTGCCGCGGGCGCGCGCGATCGTCCGGGCGATGCCGAACCTGCCGGCGAGCATCGGCCGGGGTGCTACCGGCGCCTGCGCGAGTTCCGAGGTCACGCCCGCGCAGCGGGCGGCCGCCGAGGCGCTGTTCGCGGCGAACGGCGCGGTGGCGTGGCTCGCCGACGAGGCGCAGGTCGACGCGGTGACGGCGGTCTCGGGCTCCGGGCCGGCCTACGTTTTCCTGCTGGCCGAGACCCTCGCGGAGGCCGGCATCGCGGCCGGCCTGGAACCCGACGTCGCCCGCAGCCTCGCCCGGGCGACCGTGGCGGGGGCCGGCGCGCTCCTCGATGCCAGCCCGGCCGAGGCGGCGGAGTTGCGCCGCAACGTCACGTCGCCCGGCGGCACGACCGCGGCGGCCCTCGACGTGCTGATGCGGCCGGACGGCCTCGGCGCGCTGATGCGGGAGGCGGTGGCCGCGGCCCGTCGGCGGGCGGGGGAACTGTCCGGCTGA
- a CDS encoding accessory factor UbiK family protein — protein MPPSNRLFDDLARLMTDAAGAAQGVRREAETVVRAQLERVVRDLDIASREELDVLRDLVTQLQAQNEALTARVAALEARSGSAGAGAAGLSEVV, from the coding sequence ATGCCCCCCTCCAATCGACTGTTCGACGACCTCGCCCGCCTGATGACCGACGCCGCCGGCGCCGCGCAGGGCGTCCGCCGCGAGGCCGAGACCGTGGTCCGGGCGCAGCTCGAGCGCGTCGTCCGCGACCTCGACATCGCCTCCCGCGAGGAGCTCGACGTGCTCCGCGACCTCGTGACCCAGCTCCAGGCACAGAACGAGGCCCTGACGGCCCGCGTGGCGGCCCTGGAGGCGCGATCCGGGAGCGCCGGAGCGGGCGCCGCGGGCCTGAGCGAGGTGGTCTGA
- a CDS encoding YbjN domain-containing protein, which translates to MPLLNVDFHDPDRNEHPLDVVERLASLRDWIFDRAETDEMSVTSPGRWTDYNVAFTWIEDVEALHVACAFDLKVPERQRTEVMRLIALINEQLWVGHFDLWTTDSVVMFRHALLLTGGAVPTHPQCATMMKTAVDACERYFQAFQFVLWAGKSAREALDAVLFETEGEA; encoded by the coding sequence ATGCCGCTTCTCAACGTCGACTTCCACGACCCGGACCGGAACGAGCATCCGCTCGACGTCGTCGAGCGGCTGGCCTCCCTGCGCGACTGGATCTTCGACCGGGCCGAGACCGACGAGATGTCGGTCACGAGCCCCGGCCGCTGGACCGACTACAACGTCGCCTTCACGTGGATCGAGGACGTCGAGGCGCTGCACGTCGCCTGCGCGTTCGACCTGAAGGTGCCGGAGCGGCAGCGCACCGAGGTGATGCGCCTGATCGCGCTGATCAACGAGCAGCTCTGGGTCGGCCACTTCGACCTCTGGACGACCGACAGCGTGGTGATGTTCCGGCACGCCCTCCTGCTGACCGGCGGCGCCGTCCCGACCCATCCGCAATGCGCCACCATGATGAAGACGGCGGTCGACGCCTGCGAGCGCTACTTCCAGGCGTTCCAGTTCGTCCTCTGGGCCGGCAAGAGCGCGCGCGAGGCCCTCGACGCCGTCCTGTTCGAGACCGAAGGCGAGGCGTGA
- a CDS encoding AsmA-like C-terminal region-containing protein: MRDLLTALACAVILVLVAALAVPPFVDWQAHRGLVDRALARSLGVPVRTDGRIEVRLLPSPRLRVDRLHLGGDPDRPSLDARFVKAEIALAPLLKGEFRFTETRIGRAEIKLPVAGPDTLKLPPDFGGALRDRDLAIENLQIQQFLVTTQVPATGRTDQLYVQDLRLQAPALVGPWRIEGTSGGIPFRAASGTPGPDGRLAAKISGGGDATPRFEADARFGLVPAEAGGAQVEAEGSARLVVGPPTQAAGAYLPFSLAGTFKARGTQVRFEAVDLAIDPGGRALRLGGTGRLDLRQWRAGLTLDARRLDLDAFLASAEGQNLIARGLPRSAGSLPAMLDLDLTVGSAVLGGEEWSNLALTGTLERAGGLLLRRFAVTGPAESAVTASGQVETAPLRFSGPVALAAPDSEALGRYLRRLGAEGPLVALLDGRKIEAAADLSAAGNGLSLRNMRLGLGPARITGNARYTAAEGAERGRFEAQIRATGLDIAGLPPLGTALGTLRDTDLALTLEAKDVRFGATGSGTGTIAARIQSDGAGLTVDSLDVTDLAGASARLSGQIGADGTGRVSGRLKAPAAAPLLGLLERVWVGEIRLLPAFLRDAPLDLAVTLDREGGAAAALRTQARGSAGGGSLDLTLASRGARIEGGTATLAAPRAGAWFGRTDIAGLQQPAELHLTAERPDGQALALTANGTVAGLRLATGRPILVGPDFVPTAGTLRADTADLAPFLTLAGAATLAPGAWPADLAVTLSRQQGEAAAALAGTVAGAGVNGTLLRAAGGALHGRLALDRLSIPQLAAALVIPPGANGTFGPPATHPALSLDARVASLDLGRGLVATDATAALGLADAGLTLRDLTGKLAGGRLAGSVTIARLGSGASVSVSGSGSLDGAALPTLAGGPFGGRLSADLRFAATAETLPGLADSLSGSGALTLTDLSLPAADPAALGRALARAAEMDDPLREGRLQALVTEELARGGAQTRGSARAAVTIVGGVLRAGPFDLDLGPARWAGTVGYDLRAGRLDARGTLVGGPVPRGWNAGPPAVQFGLTGPLGAPERVLDVGTLSNGLAAFVLQRELETIELTEADQVERQRRRNRIEMDKARAAALKAAAEKAAADRTAADKAAEEAARRPRNPEEGAAQPQAPAEARP, encoded by the coding sequence TTGCGTGATCTTCTGACCGCGCTGGCGTGCGCCGTCATCCTGGTTCTCGTGGCGGCGCTCGCGGTTCCGCCCTTCGTCGACTGGCAGGCCCATCGCGGTCTCGTCGACCGGGCGCTCGCCCGGTCCCTCGGCGTTCCGGTCCGGACCGACGGCCGGATCGAGGTCCGCCTGCTGCCCTCTCCGCGGCTGCGCGTGGACCGCCTGCATCTCGGCGGCGACCCGGACCGCCCGAGCCTGGATGCCCGGTTCGTCAAGGCCGAGATCGCCCTCGCGCCGCTCCTGAAGGGCGAGTTCCGCTTCACCGAGACCCGGATCGGCCGGGCCGAGATCAAGCTCCCGGTCGCCGGCCCGGACACGCTGAAGCTGCCGCCCGATTTCGGCGGGGCCCTGCGCGACCGCGACCTCGCCATCGAGAACCTGCAGATCCAGCAGTTCCTCGTCACCACGCAGGTCCCCGCCACCGGGCGGACAGACCAGCTCTACGTCCAAGACCTGCGCCTGCAGGCACCGGCCCTGGTCGGACCCTGGCGGATCGAGGGGACGAGCGGCGGCATCCCGTTCCGGGCGGCCAGCGGCACGCCGGGGCCGGACGGGCGCCTCGCCGCCAAGATCTCGGGCGGCGGCGACGCGACGCCGCGCTTCGAGGCGGACGCGCGGTTCGGCCTCGTGCCCGCCGAAGCCGGCGGCGCCCAGGTCGAGGCCGAGGGCTCCGCCCGCCTCGTCGTCGGGCCGCCGACCCAGGCGGCCGGCGCCTACCTGCCGTTCTCGCTGGCCGGCACCTTCAAGGCCCGGGGCACGCAGGTGCGGTTCGAGGCCGTCGACCTCGCGATCGATCCCGGCGGCCGGGCCCTGCGGCTCGGCGGCACCGGCCGGCTCGACCTGCGCCAGTGGCGCGCCGGCCTGACCCTGGACGCCCGCCGCCTCGACCTCGACGCCTTCCTGGCCTCGGCGGAGGGGCAGAACCTGATCGCCCGCGGCCTGCCGCGCTCGGCCGGCAGCCTGCCGGCGATGCTCGACCTCGACCTCACGGTGGGCAGCGCCGTGCTGGGCGGCGAGGAATGGTCGAACCTCGCCCTCACCGGCACCCTGGAGCGGGCCGGCGGCCTGCTGCTGCGCCGCTTCGCGGTGACCGGCCCGGCCGAGTCCGCCGTCACGGCGAGCGGGCAGGTCGAGACGGCGCCGCTGCGCTTCTCCGGCCCGGTGGCGCTCGCCGCCCCCGACTCGGAGGCGCTCGGCCGCTACCTGCGCCGCCTCGGCGCCGAGGGGCCGCTCGTCGCGCTCCTCGACGGGCGGAAGATCGAGGCCGCCGCCGACCTGTCGGCCGCCGGCAACGGCCTGTCCCTGCGCAACATGCGCCTCGGCCTCGGGCCGGCGCGGATCACCGGCAACGCCCGCTACACCGCCGCCGAGGGCGCCGAGCGCGGCCGGTTCGAGGCGCAGATCCGCGCCACCGGCCTCGACATCGCCGGCCTGCCGCCCCTCGGGACGGCCCTCGGCACCCTGCGCGACACCGACCTCGCCCTGACGCTCGAGGCGAAGGACGTCCGGTTCGGCGCCACGGGCTCCGGCACCGGCACGATCGCGGCGCGGATCCAGTCGGACGGCGCCGGCCTCACGGTCGACAGCCTCGACGTCACCGACCTCGCCGGCGCCAGCGCCCGGCTGTCCGGGCAGATCGGCGCGGACGGGACCGGCCGCGTCTCCGGGCGCCTGAAGGCGCCGGCGGCGGCGCCGCTGCTCGGCCTGCTCGAGCGGGTCTGGGTGGGCGAGATCCGCCTGCTGCCCGCCTTCCTGAGGGACGCGCCCCTCGACCTCGCAGTCACCCTCGACCGGGAGGGCGGCGCTGCCGCGGCCCTGCGGACCCAGGCCCGCGGCAGCGCCGGCGGCGGTAGCCTCGACCTGACGCTCGCGAGCCGCGGCGCGCGGATCGAGGGCGGCACCGCCACCCTCGCGGCGCCGCGGGCGGGGGCGTGGTTCGGCCGCACCGACATCGCGGGCCTCCAGCAGCCCGCCGAGCTGCACCTGACCGCCGAGCGGCCGGACGGCCAGGCCCTCGCCCTGACGGCGAACGGCACGGTCGCGGGCCTGCGGCTCGCCACCGGCCGCCCGATCCTGGTCGGTCCCGACTTCGTCCCCACCGCCGGCACGCTCCGCGCCGACACGGCCGACCTGGCGCCGTTCCTGACGCTGGCCGGCGCCGCGACCCTGGCGCCGGGGGCGTGGCCGGCCGACCTCGCCGTCACGCTGTCGCGGCAGCAGGGCGAGGCCGCCGCCGCGCTCGCCGGCACGGTGGCGGGCGCGGGGGTGAACGGCACGCTGCTGCGGGCGGCGGGCGGCGCCCTGCACGGCCGCCTCGCCCTCGACCGGCTGTCGATCCCGCAGCTCGCCGCCGCCCTGGTGATCCCGCCGGGGGCGAACGGCACGTTCGGCCCGCCGGCCACCCACCCGGCCCTGTCCCTCGACGCCCGCGTGGCCAGCCTGGATCTCGGCCGCGGCCTCGTCGCCACCGACGCGACCGCCGCCCTCGGCCTCGCCGACGCCGGCCTGACCCTGCGCGACCTGACCGGCAAGCTCGCCGGCGGCCGGCTCGCGGGCTCGGTGACGATCGCCCGGCTCGGGTCCGGCGCCTCGGTCTCGGTCTCGGGCTCGGGCAGCCTCGACGGCGCGGCGCTGCCGACGCTGGCCGGCGGACCGTTCGGCGGCCGCCTGAGCGCCGACCTGCGCTTCGCCGCCACGGCCGAGACCCTGCCGGGCCTCGCCGACAGCCTCTCGGGCAGCGGCGCACTCACCCTGACCGACCTGAGCCTGCCCGCGGCCGATCCCGCGGCCCTCGGCCGGGCGCTGGCCCGGGCGGCCGAGATGGACGACCCGCTCCGCGAGGGGCGGCTCCAGGCGCTCGTCACCGAGGAGCTCGCCCGGGGCGGCGCGCAGACGCGCGGATCCGCCCGGGCCGCCGTCACGATCGTGGGGGGCGTGCTGCGGGCCGGACCGTTCGACCTCGATCTCGGGCCGGCCCGCTGGGCCGGCACCGTCGGCTACGACCTGCGCGCCGGCCGCCTCGACGCCCGCGGCACCCTCGTGGGCGGCCCGGTGCCCCGCGGCTGGAATGCCGGGCCGCCCGCGGTCCAGTTCGGCCTGACCGGGCCGCTGGGCGCGCCGGAGCGGGTGCTGGACGTCGGCACCCTGTCGAACGGCCTCGCGGCCTTCGTGCTGCAGCGCGAGCTGGAGACGATCGAGCTGACCGAGGCCGACCAGGTGGAGCGGCAGCGCCGCCGCAATCGTATCGAGATGGACAAGGCGCGCGCGGCTGCCCTCAAGGCCGCGGCCGAGAAGGCCGCCGCGGACAGGACTGCCGCCGACAAGGCCGCCGAGGAGGCGGCGAGGCGGCCGCGCAACCCGGAGGAGGGGGCTGCCCAGCCACAGGCGCCGGCCGAGGCCCGGCCGTGA
- a CDS encoding TetR/AcrR family transcriptional regulator — translation MTDSKAPSKRPRKTAPPAKADTLQESAAHASVAHDNVAPGAAARDGAAEAADAGTKDGAPKLSPREAAVEALMRLAAEQPWNDIEVSDIAREAGLTLAELRDLFPSKGAVLGGLTRIIDRKVLEGDLTGLEEEPTRERLFDVLMRRLDAMEPYKPALRRIAYALRGEPLSMLALNGVMLNSHRYMLAAAGIDTEGSLGQLKLQGVVIAFARVTQVWLDDDDPALARTMARLDKEIRNGERIMERAEDVRRLTAPLRAIGRSFLDRRPRERRGRDGDESDPAAAI, via the coding sequence ATGACCGACAGCAAAGCCCCCTCGAAGCGGCCTCGCAAGACCGCGCCCCCCGCCAAGGCGGACACCCTCCAGGAGAGCGCTGCCCACGCGAGCGTCGCGCACGACAACGTCGCGCCGGGGGCCGCCGCCCGGGACGGCGCGGCCGAGGCTGCCGATGCGGGGACGAAGGACGGCGCGCCGAAGCTGTCGCCCCGGGAGGCCGCCGTCGAGGCCCTGATGCGCCTCGCCGCCGAGCAGCCCTGGAACGACATCGAGGTCAGCGACATCGCCCGCGAGGCGGGCCTGACGCTCGCCGAGCTGCGCGATCTCTTCCCGTCGAAGGGGGCCGTCCTCGGCGGCCTGACCCGCATCATCGACCGCAAGGTCCTGGAGGGCGACCTCACCGGCCTGGAGGAGGAGCCGACCCGGGAGCGGCTGTTCGACGTGCTGATGCGCCGCCTCGACGCCATGGAGCCCTACAAGCCGGCGCTGCGCCGGATCGCCTACGCGCTCCGCGGCGAGCCGCTCTCGATGCTGGCGCTGAACGGCGTCATGCTGAACTCGCACCGCTACATGCTGGCGGCGGCCGGGATCGACACCGAAGGGTCGCTCGGGCAGCTCAAGCTCCAGGGCGTGGTCATCGCCTTCGCCCGCGTGACCCAGGTCTGGCTGGACGACGACGACCCGGCCCTGGCCCGGACGATGGCGCGGCTCGACAAGGAGATCCGCAACGGCGAGCGCATCATGGAGCGCGCCGAGGATGTCCGCCGGCTGACGGCGCCGCTGCGCGCCATCGGCCGCTCGTTCCTGGACCGGCGGCCGCGCGAGCGGCGGGGCCGCGACGGCGACGAGAGCGATCCCGCCGCCGCCATCTAG
- a CDS encoding ATP-dependent helicase — protein sequence MQNPPHPQSAGDGAPATSIAARAMGALRREAAGYLEGLNPEQRRAVETTEGPILVLAGAGTGKTRVLTTRIAHLIATGRARPFDILSVTFTNKAAREMKHRIGALIGPAGEGMPWLGTFHAIGTKILRRHAELVGLKSDFTILGTDDQLRLMKQVIADQNVDEKRWPARALSHAIDGWKNRGLGPEQVPPGEASAFAFGKGGALYTAYQARLATLNAVDFGDLLLLCLKLWRENPDVLANYQDRFRYILVDEYQDTNVAQYLWLRLLAQSRKNIACVGDDDQSIYGWRGAEVDNILRFEHDFPGAVVVRLERNYRSTGHILAAASGLIAKNESRLGKTLRTDDEPGERVTVTGAWDSEEEARMLAESIESLQSKQHPLSEIAVLVRISAQMREIEDRFVQLGLPYRVIGGPRFYERAEIRDALAYLRATVNVSDDLAFERIVNTPKRGLGDATLQQLHTYGRANRLPLRIAAERLCETDELKPRVRSTLRALTESFARWARLVESQPHSEVAQTILEESGYTEMWQKDRSADAAGRLENLKEFVRSMEEFPDLAAFLEHVSLVMEASEAEGAERVSLMTLHAAKGLEFDTVFLPGWEDGLFPNQRALDESGRAGLEEERRLAHVGLTRARKRAKLSFAVNRRIHGLWSSTIPSRFIDELPETAVDVVEAPAHFSAGASRFDRNPAPFGSSYGTPGWQRAQANTAPGGRSGFGSGSSGGFRSAGPGGRSGGHSGGPRQIEGELIAKSTGAPSAFQGGQRVFHTKFGPGTVAAVDGNKLTVDFDKAGRKMVLDSFVQAGSS from the coding sequence ATGCAGAACCCCCCGCATCCGCAGTCCGCCGGGGACGGCGCGCCCGCCACGTCCATCGCCGCCCGCGCCATGGGCGCCCTCCGCCGCGAGGCGGCCGGCTACCTCGAGGGGCTGAACCCCGAGCAGCGCCGCGCCGTCGAGACCACGGAGGGCCCGATCCTGGTGCTGGCCGGAGCCGGCACCGGCAAGACCCGGGTGCTGACCACCCGCATCGCCCACCTGATCGCCACCGGCCGGGCGCGCCCCTTCGACATCCTGTCGGTGACCTTCACCAACAAGGCCGCCCGGGAGATGAAGCACCGGATCGGCGCGCTGATCGGGCCGGCCGGCGAGGGCATGCCCTGGCTCGGCACCTTCCACGCCATCGGCACCAAGATCCTGCGCCGCCACGCCGAGCTGGTCGGGCTCAAATCCGACTTCACCATCCTCGGCACCGACGACCAGCTCCGGCTGATGAAGCAGGTCATCGCCGACCAGAACGTCGACGAGAAGCGCTGGCCGGCCCGGGCCCTGTCCCACGCCATCGACGGCTGGAAGAACCGCGGCCTCGGCCCCGAGCAGGTGCCCCCGGGCGAGGCCTCGGCCTTCGCGTTCGGCAAGGGCGGCGCCCTCTACACCGCCTACCAGGCCCGGCTCGCGACGCTGAACGCCGTCGATTTCGGCGATCTCCTGCTGCTCTGCCTCAAGCTCTGGCGGGAGAACCCCGACGTCCTGGCCAATTACCAGGACCGGTTCCGCTACATCCTGGTCGACGAGTACCAGGACACCAACGTCGCCCAGTACCTGTGGCTGCGGCTGCTGGCGCAGTCCCGGAAGAACATCGCCTGCGTGGGCGACGACGACCAGTCGATCTACGGCTGGCGCGGCGCCGAGGTCGACAACATCCTGCGCTTCGAGCACGATTTCCCCGGCGCGGTGGTGGTGCGGCTGGAGCGCAACTACCGCTCCACCGGCCACATCCTCGCCGCCGCCTCCGGGCTGATCGCCAAGAACGAGAGCCGCCTCGGCAAGACCCTGCGCACCGACGACGAGCCGGGCGAGCGCGTCACCGTGACGGGGGCGTGGGATTCCGAGGAGGAGGCGCGGATGCTCGCCGAATCGATCGAGTCCCTCCAGTCGAAGCAGCATCCCCTGTCGGAGATCGCCGTGCTGGTGCGGATCTCCGCGCAGATGCGCGAGATCGAGGACCGGTTCGTCCAGCTCGGGCTGCCCTACCGGGTCATCGGCGGCCCGCGCTTCTACGAGCGCGCCGAGATCCGCGACGCGCTGGCCTACCTGCGCGCCACCGTGAACGTCAGCGACGACCTCGCCTTCGAGCGGATCGTGAACACGCCGAAGCGCGGCCTGGGCGACGCCACCCTGCAGCAGCTCCACACCTACGGCCGGGCCAACCGGCTGCCGCTCCGGATCGCCGCGGAGCGCCTGTGCGAGACCGACGAGCTGAAGCCCCGGGTCCGCTCGACCCTGCGGGCGCTGACCGAGAGCTTCGCCCGCTGGGCGCGGCTCGTGGAGTCGCAGCCGCACAGCGAGGTCGCGCAGACCATCCTGGAGGAATCCGGCTACACCGAGATGTGGCAGAAGGACCGCTCCGCCGACGCCGCCGGCCGGCTGGAGAACCTGAAGGAGTTCGTCCGCTCGATGGAGGAATTCCCCGACCTCGCGGCCTTCCTGGAGCACGTCTCCCTGGTGATGGAGGCCTCCGAGGCGGAGGGCGCCGAGCGCGTCTCGCTGATGACGCTCCACGCCGCCAAGGGGCTCGAGTTCGACACCGTGTTCCTCCCCGGCTGGGAGGACGGCCTGTTCCCGAACCAGCGGGCGCTCGACGAGAGCGGCCGGGCGGGCCTGGAGGAGGAGCGGCGCCTCGCGCATGTCGGGCTGACCCGGGCGCGCAAGCGCGCGAAGCTGTCCTTCGCGGTCAACCGGCGCATCCACGGGCTCTGGTCCTCGACCATCCCGTCCCGGTTCATCGACGAGCTGCCCGAGACGGCGGTCGACGTGGTCGAGGCCCCCGCCCACTTCTCCGCCGGCGCCTCGCGGTTCGACCGCAACCCGGCGCCGTTCGGATCGAGCTACGGCACGCCGGGCTGGCAGCGCGCGCAGGCCAACACCGCGCCGGGCGGCCGGTCCGGGTTCGGCTCCGGGTCCTCCGGCGGCTTCCGCTCGGCTGGCCCGGGCGGCCGGTCCGGCGGCCATTCCGGCGGCCCCCGCCAGATCGAGGGCGAGCTGATCGCCAAGTCGACGGGCGCGCCCTCGGCTTTCCAGGGCGGCCAGCGGGTCTTCCACACCAAGTTCGGCCCTGGAACGGTCGCGGCGGTCGACGGCAACAAGCTGACCGTTGACTTCGACAAGGCCGGCCGGAAGATGGTCCTCGACAGCTTCGTCCAGGCCGGATCGAGCTAG
- a CDS encoding PhoH family protein yields the protein MKRRRARLELVEDRTSRIHRTRFDEERNLAPIQPLTERQAEYLDALARSPQVIVLGPAGTGKTFIAGTRAADQLRQRRIAKVVITRPNVPSGRSLGYFPGTLEEKIAPWVAPLTEAMKERMGAAAFEIALKTGDIEIVPFEVMRGRTFKNCLVILDEAQNTTINEIKMFLTRIGDDCQVIINGDVSQTDLRETSGLRTVMHMVKSRMMPIPVVEFTRNDIVRSGICAEWVKAFEETNL from the coding sequence ATGAAGAGACGCCGCGCACGACTTGAACTGGTTGAAGACCGCACGTCCCGCATTCATCGCACACGCTTCGACGAAGAACGCAATCTCGCCCCCATCCAGCCGCTCACCGAACGCCAAGCCGAGTATCTCGACGCCCTCGCCCGCTCGCCGCAGGTCATCGTCCTGGGGCCCGCCGGCACCGGCAAGACCTTCATCGCCGGCACCCGCGCGGCGGACCAGCTCCGCCAGCGCCGCATCGCCAAGGTGGTCATCACCCGCCCGAACGTGCCCTCGGGCCGGTCCCTCGGCTACTTCCCCGGCACCCTGGAAGAGAAGATCGCCCCCTGGGTCGCCCCGCTCACCGAGGCCATGAAGGAGCGCATGGGCGCCGCCGCCTTCGAGATCGCCCTGAAGACCGGCGACATCGAGATCGTCCCCTTCGAGGTGATGCGCGGCCGGACCTTCAAGAACTGCCTCGTGATCCTCGACGAGGCGCAGAACACCACGATCAACGAGATCAAGATGTTCCTGACCCGCATCGGCGACGATTGCCAGGTCATCATCAACGGCGACGTCTCGCAGACGGATCTCCGCGAGACCTCGGGCCTGCGCACCGTCATGCACATGGTCAAGAGCCGGATGATGCCGATCCCGGTGGTGGAGTTCACCCGCAACGACATCGTCCGCTCGGGCATCTGCGCCGAGTGGGTGAAGGCGTTCGAGGAAACGAATCTCTGA